One Deltaproteobacteria bacterium genomic window carries:
- a CDS encoding FKBP-type peptidyl-prolyl cis-trans isomerase codes for MDVIKQGAMVTLRFTMRTEIAPGKFKERPETETRFVFGVEEQVPTLEAALEGKAAGYSFSLHIPASEIYGEHDPALIREIPKQGLVKQRLREGKFYRQMKMGSLVSFKVLEVRLDTVLVDFNEPMAGISSFVEGKVVSVRPASETEIAEAHESHLKKKIGCG; via the coding sequence ATGGACGTCATCAAACAAGGTGCAATGGTAACCCTCCGATTTACCATGAGGACCGAAATCGCCCCGGGTAAATTCAAAGAGCGCCCCGAAACAGAGACCCGGTTCGTCTTCGGGGTGGAGGAACAGGTCCCTACCCTGGAGGCGGCCCTGGAAGGGAAAGCGGCGGGGTATTCGTTTTCCCTTCACATACCCGCCTCCGAGATCTACGGCGAGCACGATCCCGCCCTGATCCGGGAGATCCCCAAGCAGGGTCTGGTAAAACAGCGACTCCGGGAAGGGAAATTCTATCGCCAGATGAAGATGGGCAGCCTGGTCTCCTTTAAGGTCCTGGAGGTCAGACTGGATACGGTGCTGGTGGACTTTAATGAGCCGATGGCCGGAATCTCCTCCTTTGTAGAGGGGAAGGTGGTATCCGTTCGCCCGGCAAGCGAGACGGAGATCGCCGAGGCCCATGAAAGTCATCTCAAGAAGAAGATCGGGTGTGGGTAA
- a CDS encoding dienelactone hydrolase family protein — MNRIFIHGLESSNQGTKAVFFREKYPDMVLPTFEGPLTARMEKLNRILAGKTEIRIVGSSFGGLMATLFAMENPLRVMRMILLAPAINMIESAPGKKEKVDMPVSIYHGTEDTVIPLSEVRRMAEKLFTDLAFHTVHDDHYLHRTFKTLDWGTLLA, encoded by the coding sequence ATGAATCGCATCTTCATCCACGGCCTGGAGAGCAGCAATCAGGGAACCAAGGCGGTCTTCTTTCGGGAAAAATATCCTGACATGGTTCTCCCCACCTTTGAAGGCCCCTTGACGGCGCGGATGGAAAAATTGAATCGTATCCTCGCCGGAAAAACAGAGATCCGGATCGTAGGGTCCAGTTTCGGCGGTCTGATGGCCACGCTCTTTGCCATGGAAAACCCGTTGCGGGTCATGCGGATGATCCTGCTTGCCCCGGCCATCAACATGATCGAATCCGCCCCCGGCAAAAAAGAAAAGGTGGATATGCCCGTTTCCATTTACCATGGGACAGAGGACACGGTCATCCCCCTGTCAGAGGTGCGGCGTATGGCGGAAAAACTCTTCACCGACCTTGCATTTCACACGGTCCACGATGACCATTACCTCCACAGGACATTCAAGACTCTGGACTGGGGCACCCTTCTCGCCTGA
- a CDS encoding RNA methyltransferase has product MSESPMKANLDHIAVVLIQPQIPENIGAAARAMSNMGLSRLVLVSPKNCDLCRVLKTATGTSIDLVEQMEVFDNLKEALAPYHHIAGTTARTGAMRPTQSRPRGLARELVSLSQNNLAAILFGPEDRGLSNDQLRYCHTIVTIPTASFSSVNLAQAVMIVCYELFSATREKGVEVEPRLANSFELEGMYGHLREVLLKIGFIDPQNPEHWLLNIRRFLSRFPLRAREVRIIRGVCRQIDWYTSQARKKTVDSAGRGKDPPSNIEH; this is encoded by the coding sequence ATGTCTGAAAGTCCCATGAAAGCAAATCTTGATCATATCGCAGTCGTCCTGATTCAACCCCAAATCCCTGAGAATATCGGGGCCGCGGCACGCGCCATGAGCAACATGGGCCTCAGCAGACTGGTTCTGGTCTCGCCCAAGAACTGCGATCTCTGCCGGGTGCTCAAGACGGCCACCGGAACCTCCATCGATCTGGTGGAGCAGATGGAGGTATTTGACAATCTGAAGGAGGCGCTTGCGCCGTATCATCATATCGCGGGCACCACTGCCCGCACCGGGGCCATGCGGCCCACACAGTCCAGACCCCGGGGCCTTGCCCGCGAACTGGTCTCCCTGTCCCAGAATAATTTGGCGGCCATTCTCTTCGGGCCGGAGGATCGGGGACTTTCCAATGATCAGCTCCGGTACTGCCACACCATTGTTACGATTCCCACCGCCTCTTTTTCTTCCGTGAACCTGGCGCAGGCCGTGATGATCGTCTGCTATGAACTCTTCTCAGCCACACGGGAGAAGGGTGTTGAGGTCGAACCGCGTCTGGCCAACAGCTTTGAACTGGAGGGGATGTATGGACATCTCAGGGAGGTGCTGCTCAAGATCGGATTTATTGATCCCCAGAATCCGGAGCATTGGCTGCTGAACATCCGGCGGTTTCTCTCAAGGTTTCCGCTCAGGGCCCGGGAGGTACGGATCATCAGGGGCGTGTGCCGTCAGATAGACTGGTACACGTCGCAGGCCAGAAAGAAGACCGTGGATTCTGCTGGCCGCGGGAAGGACCCCCCTTCGAACATCGAACATTGA
- a CDS encoding methyltransferase domain-containing protein produces MAEHVCPPWIGYFLLNPLRKLVENPGRIFGPFVREGMVVLEPGCAMGFFTLPLARMVGPAGRIIALDIQDKMLSVLARRAKKAGLLDRIDLRRIRADGYGLEDISGRADFAAAIHVVHEIPDKAMFFTEMWNALRPGGRLLIVEPRGHVSKTHFEGTLAVAAKTGFSPDPLPKKMGGRSVSLIKPERSV; encoded by the coding sequence ATGGCCGAACACGTATGTCCCCCCTGGATCGGTTATTTCCTCCTGAATCCGCTCAGGAAGCTGGTGGAAAATCCCGGCAGGATATTCGGGCCGTTTGTCCGCGAGGGGATGGTCGTCCTGGAGCCGGGCTGCGCCATGGGATTTTTCACACTTCCTTTGGCCCGCATGGTCGGTCCGGCCGGACGTATAATAGCGCTGGACATACAAGACAAAATGCTCTCTGTTCTGGCCCGCAGGGCTAAAAAAGCCGGTCTCCTTGACAGGATCGATCTTCGCCGGATCAGGGCGGACGGTTATGGACTGGAGGATATTTCGGGCCGGGCGGACTTTGCCGCCGCCATTCATGTGGTCCACGAAATCCCTGATAAAGCCATGTTCTTCACCGAGATGTGGAACGCCCTCCGGCCCGGGGGGAGGCTCCTTATAGTGGAGCCCAGGGGCCATGTATCGAAGACACATTTTGAAGGCACCCTCGCCGTCGCCGCAAAGACCGGTTTCAGCCCCGATCCCCTGCCGAAAAAAATGGGCGGCAGGAGCGTTTCCCTCATCAAACCAGAGCGCAGCGTTTGA
- a CDS encoding RNA-binding protein, which translates to MNIYAGNLSYEVTEEDLKDAFSAFGQVDTVKVIKDEYSGRSKGFGFVEMQDNSSAQSAIEGLDGKELKGRAIKVNQARARTEGPRSGGGRGKGRPGGGGRRY; encoded by the coding sequence ATGAATATCTACGCGGGCAATTTGTCTTACGAAGTGACAGAAGAAGATTTGAAGGATGCCTTTAGTGCGTTCGGGCAGGTCGACACCGTCAAGGTGATAAAAGATGAGTACAGCGGCAGATCCAAAGGATTCGGTTTCGTGGAGATGCAGGATAATTCCAGCGCCCAATCCGCCATAGAGGGTCTGGACGGAAAAGAGCTGAAAGGACGGGCAATCAAGGTGAATCAGGCCCGTGCCCGCACCGAAGGTCCTCGATCCGGAGGAGGTCGGGGCAAAGGAAGACCGGGCGGCGGCGGACGGCGCTATTAA
- a CDS encoding DEAD/DEAH box helicase has translation MKFYDQLTTPSSPDTQPQKTADPVLPEGMDGAPGPDSALRQNAGKRPHPSRHKRTVKTKSKDPSWDVSRFDVPIAEGRVRFHDLDLPAEIMHAIADQGFTYCTPIQAEILPQALAGSDTTGRAQTGTGKTAAFLIDIYTRLLSNPIQGRRRHGVPRVLILAPTRELVLQIEKDARDIGKYTDIRIEPVFGGLDYEKQKRALAEKVVDIMIATPGRLLDFQRQKRVHLNEVEILVIDEADRMLDMGFIPDVRKIVHSTPPKDRRQTMFFSATLTPEVERLSEQWTRDPVHVEIEPEQVAADSVNQMVYIVTAKEKFTLLINLVVGQDLQRVLVFTNRKDQTVRLADRLKQYRIRCAILSGDVPQKKRIQTLDDFRNGRIRVLVATDVAARGLHIEGISHVINFTLPQSPEDYVHRIGRTGRAGATGISVSFACEDDSFFIPAIEEYLGHPLSCVYPDSSLLEKMPPLVQVSSAKKSTVFPSRGRRVTSRAGTPNRRKSHSG, from the coding sequence ATGAAGTTTTACGATCAGTTGACAACCCCCTCATCCCCAGATACTCAACCACAGAAAACAGCCGATCCGGTTCTGCCGGAAGGCATGGACGGGGCCCCCGGGCCTGATAGCGCTTTGCGACAAAACGCGGGGAAAAGGCCTCATCCGTCCAGGCACAAACGGACGGTAAAAACAAAATCGAAGGACCCTTCTTGGGATGTTTCCCGGTTTGATGTTCCAATTGCCGAAGGCCGGGTCCGTTTTCACGATCTGGATCTGCCGGCCGAAATCATGCATGCCATTGCCGACCAGGGATTTACATACTGCACGCCCATACAGGCGGAGATCCTGCCCCAGGCCCTGGCCGGATCGGATACCACTGGGAGGGCTCAGACCGGAACCGGCAAGACCGCGGCTTTTCTGATCGATATCTACACCCGGCTTCTCTCGAACCCGATTCAGGGCCGGCGCCGGCACGGGGTCCCGCGGGTGTTGATCCTGGCCCCCACACGGGAGCTGGTGCTACAAATCGAAAAAGACGCCCGGGATATCGGAAAATACACCGACATCCGCATTGAACCTGTCTTCGGAGGATTGGATTACGAGAAGCAAAAACGGGCCCTGGCAGAAAAAGTCGTCGATATCATGATCGCCACACCGGGTCGGTTGCTTGACTTTCAGAGACAAAAGCGTGTGCACCTTAATGAGGTGGAAATTCTCGTCATTGACGAAGCCGACCGCATGCTCGATATGGGGTTTATCCCCGACGTGAGAAAGATCGTGCACAGTACCCCTCCCAAAGACAGGCGGCAGACGATGTTTTTCAGCGCCACACTGACGCCCGAGGTGGAACGGTTGTCCGAACAGTGGACACGGGACCCTGTTCATGTGGAGATTGAGCCCGAACAGGTGGCCGCGGATTCGGTCAACCAGATGGTCTATATTGTTACGGCCAAAGAAAAATTCACCCTTCTCATCAATTTGGTTGTGGGACAGGACCTGCAGAGGGTGCTCGTCTTTACCAACAGAAAAGATCAAACCGTTCGTCTGGCGGACCGGCTGAAACAATACCGCATCCGCTGTGCCATCCTGTCAGGAGACGTACCCCAGAAAAAGCGAATCCAGACCCTCGATGATTTTCGCAACGGAAGGATTCGTGTCCTGGTGGCCACAGACGTAGCGGCAAGAGGACTCCATATCGAGGGCATCAGTCACGTCATCAATTTTACGCTGCCCCAGTCGCCCGAGGATTATGTGCATCGGATCGGACGCACGGGCCGTGCCGGCGCCACGGGTATTTCAGTGAGTTTTGCGTGCGAGGACGATTCTTTTTTTATCCCGGCCATAGAGGAATACCTTGGGCACCCTTTAAGTTGCGTGTATCCGGATAGCTCGCTGCTGGAAAAGATGCCGCCGCTGGTCCAGGTGTCTTCCGCCAAAAAGAGCACCGTGTTTCCATCACGTGGCCGGCGGGTAACAAGCAGGGCCGGCACACCCAACCGTCGAAAATCCCATTCCGGTTAA
- a CDS encoding methyltransferase, with translation MRAKPEIETCPASDKKNEILEYGVRAFRPRHHKIRELKRTHAASCHGFRLWPSSWLLMDFLNGQGLRKGARVMELGCGWGLAGIFCAKNRGAKVTSVDIDSEVFPYLRVHTQINHVNVSTMHLGFDDLISKHLKGIDVMIGADICFLDSLADSLRKLICRALGEGVQFVAIADPGRTSFERLGRHFAREMSGEVGCRSVQRPFPIEGRILRIGALSH, from the coding sequence ATGAGAGCAAAACCGGAAATAGAGACATGTCCGGCCTCTGACAAAAAGAACGAGATTCTGGAATACGGCGTGCGCGCCTTTCGCCCGCGGCACCATAAAATCAGGGAACTCAAACGGACGCACGCCGCGTCGTGTCACGGCTTCAGACTCTGGCCCTCAAGTTGGCTGTTAATGGATTTCCTAAATGGTCAAGGATTGCGCAAAGGTGCCCGAGTCATGGAATTGGGGTGCGGCTGGGGATTGGCCGGCATCTTCTGTGCAAAAAATCGTGGTGCAAAGGTCACCAGCGTTGACATCGATTCAGAGGTCTTTCCATATCTGCGGGTACACACCCAGATCAACCATGTGAATGTCTCAACCATGCATCTGGGATTCGACGATCTGATAAGTAAACATCTGAAGGGGATTGACGTCATGATCGGTGCGGACATCTGCTTTTTGGATTCATTGGCTGATTCTCTAAGAAAGCTCATATGCCGTGCCCTGGGGGAAGGCGTTCAATTTGTGGCCATTGCTGATCCGGGAAGAACGAGTTTTGAAAGACTCGGCAGGCATTTCGCTCGGGAAATGAGCGGGGAAGTTGGGTGCCGTTCGGTACAGAGGCCCTTTCCGATTGAAGGTCGGATTCTCAGGATAGGCGCCCTGTCCCATTAG